catggataaaaatgtccaccaaaatacccgtgtgacttggaataataggccgtgaaaagtaggatatgcgccgaaatggctgcgatctgctggccgatgtgaatgcgtgatgtattgtgtaaaaaaattccatctcagatctgagacagtggggcgaactgttttcaggaggcggagtgtgcctttaaaggcatatgtagttgtacgcgctcccgtgtttacaaagtgtagtttgcccataatcgatgtcaaacgcaccataagaccatgtaatgacgatatgtcggcatgcgcggaccatatacatgcattacagcttgttttagagtctcaaaaactttggatgtaaacaaagacgcggagttatttcccttgcgtcaacgctacctctgttggcaaatctataaataggacgatccagatcaaaatgaaaattaacatatctcaacattgaaggggtcctagaccacaatattttgcagggaacttaatttagcatgtctccagctgttggtaaagcaattagcgtgtatagtcatcgagtacatatggctttaaaggaACAGGTCTTCTTCTGTACACGATCTTATTCAAGGGTTTTAAACTGGCAGTCCACCAAATGCTATATGATTTGGCCTACTTCTCGCATTTAatagttgcaaagttttgcctattgtgattttgtgtcgatttttaattggacccttccgtttttgtccagtcgattttgagggtacccttatttgagaggcggtcacgtgatccctgtaaaataaatctttaatccaaaagatgatccagatagtcaagtgaacggccgtAACTGGCATATCAAATTTTAATAAAATGACAGGAGAATTAATGCTTTTATTTGGGTgcaaaatttgttgcaataatgttttggcgaAGTTTAGATTCTACTACATGTATTTTAAGTTCAGTTAGTAAAATTGGACGAcaaatgtattttgtttttttctatcTGTCTGCTACTTCTGACTCGAGTTCTTTTCTTTGAGATAGTGAGTCGACAGCAATGCTAATGTCCACTGTATAGTTGCGTTCGTGATCTTTAAATTGGCGTCTGATGTTGTTGCAGACGTGTCTTCTCCCAACACGCAGTACATCCCGTGTGACACCAACGTGTGTCTCAACGGTGGCATCTGCTGGAAGAACAGAGATGGTTCCACACGATGTAACTGTGCAAAAGGTAAGAATGACTTCTAAAACACTTGAATACCCAAGATTCTACAGCTGTGTTTACCTGCCGTTGGAGTATTAGAAGAGAAGTTGGCatactattgttgttgttgttgtagttattgttttattgtttgtgcTTTTAGGACATTGTGTTGCATCTATTTCATCTGCACTTTGAAGGTTTCGCACACAGCATATCGTAGAACAGGATTCTTACTGACTGGTCCACAGAACAATTCAGTTTACTAAATAGAAGCCTAGCAGATACTTTTTCATTTCTGACAGAATTGTTTGTTAGTAGTCATCATGGCATTGAGTAGTGAATGACTGTGGATCCTTTTAGCTGACTACATCCCTTCTGTTTGTGTCACGGCGTGCAGGTTTCATAGGCAGCCTGTGTGAGACGAACATAGACGACTGCCGTGCCGGTCCCTGCCAGAAGGGGGCGCGCTGTGTAGACTGGATTGATGACTTCTACTGCAGATGTCCTGTTAACACCTATGGCAAGACTTGTTGTAAGTATTGAGCATCCTTTTATGAAGAACTAAGTTCCTTTCCTTCCTCACCCAATATAAGACCTCCTAAactctgaaaaaaaatcaagtctttaaAGAGAGGGAATCCAAAAGTAGAGGCCGGTATATTCATTTAAAAACGTTAAGAACAtgaaagttttaaaagttagacttagagtcttaaaagggggaggtcTTAAGACGGTGGTTGGGATGAATCAGATTTTGGGGACACGTGCATTCTGGCCTAGGAGAGTTAAAACCAGATgttagttttttttctgaagCAATTTGAGTatttgtgtcagcgtgtgtcaTCCCCCAGTTGGTCATATCAAATTCTTAATATTTCTCACCATGCAGTACTCGTGGCATGGCAATgtaaaccccccgcgggttagggggagtcccatgttggttgggacgagaaagaatttacccgatgctccccagcatgtcgtaagaggcgactaacggattctgtttctccttttacccttgttaagtgtttcttgtatagaatatagtcaatttttgtaaagattttagtcaagcagtatgtaagaaatgttaagtcctttgtactggaaacttgcattctcccagtaaggtaatatattgtactacattgcaagcccctggagcaaatttttgattagtgcttttgtgaacaagaaacaattgacaagtggctctatcccatcttccccctttccccgtcacgaaataacccttcgtggttgaaaacgacgttaaacaccaaataaagaaaagaaagaaatggcaaTGTAAGCGTATTAGGAAAGGAAACAGGTTTTGCCAGAATGAAACGCGCATTGCACTGTTGCTCACTCATTCAATTAACAACTAGAAGGACAGCTTATTTGTGACATCTGCCACTGACAACGCAGAATCTTAAAAAAACGATCCTGAACTATGTGTCTGTTGATAGTTGTAGGCAGAGCTCAAGTATAAATGCGGTTTCTAACAAGATAACTCTCTCGTGAAAGGGCACATGCAATGGAGAAACACTTTTGGTCGATCCCAAAGGTATCTTCTTATGACagatatatatactagatgaatacccgcttcgccgggtacccggcttcgccggaccCGGCTTCGCCAGGCGCACCGTACGCCAGGTTCGCcgggcgcaccgtacgcgattgacgccacacgaaggaagggagataaacgcgcaaaacactggagaaaataaggaagagttactgggaatggatgtacagaaaaaccaaaatcggttcagcgctgcgcgctgagagcacgtgttgaaaattttcatcgagcAGATTGTGTCCgtggtctacctgaatatgcctaccaaatttgaagcagatccatcgagaactttggccgtgcatcgcgaagaaagacagaccgacagaccgacagacagacacacacaagctgtatatagatatagatatatatatatatatatatctatatatatatacgacttgtgtctgtgtctgtgtgtgtgtgtgtgtgtgagtgttcgcgatgcacggccaaagttctccatggatctgcttcaaatttggtgggcatattcaggtagaccccggacacaacctggtcgatgagaattttcaactcgtgctctcagcgcgcagcgctgaaccgattttggtttttctgttcatcttcccagatccattcccagtaactcttccttatcttctccagtgttttgcgtttatctcccttccttcgtgtggcgtcaatccatattcccgttactatttttagaaggtcactgtccacaacgctcaatccatattcccgttactatttttagaagttttcctttgtgtggcgtcaatcgcgtacggtgcgccactcacccggcaaagccgggtacccggcgaagccggccggcaaagccgggtacccggcgaagccgggtattcagctctacttcttcccggcgaagtcggctacccggcgaagcgggtattcatctagtatatatatatatatctgtttcaataggggcggggatgtagctcagtcggtagcgtgctggatttgtatccagttggcgctgtcagcgtgagttcgtccccacgttcggcgagagatttatttctcagtcaactttgtgtgcagactctcctcggtgtccgaacacccccgtgtgtacacgcaagcacaagaccaagtgcgcacgaaaaagatcctgtaatccatgtcagagttcggagggttatagaaacacgaaaatacccagcatgcttcctccgaaagcggcgtatggttgcctaaatggcggggtaaaaacggtcatacacgtaaaagccgtgggagtttcagcccatgaacgaacaaacaaacaaacaaactgtttcAATAATCAATTATTTTCCTCTCTTGTCTCAGCGGACAACACAAGCCTGCCCGTTCCTTCAACCGAGGCGCCACTGCGGCGAATTCAGCTGGCGGGGTACGGTATTGACGGCACCACTCTGGGTATCCTGCTTGCCATCTTCATAGGTCtcctcatcatcgtcatcatcgctGCTGTCATCAGGAACTACTTCCGCCGCGATCAGCCCCGTGACTTCTGCTTCGCTCTGCCCAGCCGTGTGTACAAGCCGGTCTACCATGACTGGGGAGAAACCACGTTCACCTCAGAGAGATACTGAACGGGGTAGCTAGTGTGTTCAGTTCTTGCACACTATGAACGTTGAAGATAGAACTGTGTGTGCAAGCTGTTCTACCATGGCTGAGGAGAGACCACCTTCACCTCAGAGATATTGAACGGGGTAGCTAGTGTGAGTTCTTGCACGTTACAAACGTTGAAGATAGAATACTGTGTGTGTAGACTAACTGTGTGTTCTACCATGATTGAGGAGAGATCCCTTTAACGGGGTAGCTAGTGTGTTCAGTTTTTGCACGCTATGAATGTTGAAGATAGAACTGTGTGTGCAAGCTGTTCTACCGTGGCTGGGGAGAGACCACCTTCACCTCAGAGAGAATGATATTGAACGGGGTAGCTAGTGTGTTGAGTTCTTGCACGTTACAAACGTTGAAGATAGACTAACTGTGTGTGCAAGCCGTACCTCTACCATGATTGGGGAGAGACCACTTTAACGGCGTAGCTAGTGTGTTCAGTTCTTACACGTTACAAACGTTGAAGATACACTAAACGTGACTGGGGAGAGACCACCTTCACTTCAGAGAGATATTGAAAGGGGTTGCTAGTGTGTTTAGTTCTTGCACGTTGTAGATACACTAACCGTGTGTGCAAGCCATTCTACCATGGCTGGGCAGAGACCACCTTCACCTCAGAGAGATACTGATGGGACAGTTGTCGTTGAGTGTGTTGAGtccttgcacgtgaaaaacgtTGATTGTACGTACGTCAATTGAGGTGACCAATGTAACAGGGCTGGACAAACCGAATTTTCACCCCCGCATGTGACTGCTTTTTATCTCAGAGAGATACTGAACGAGGTAGCTTGTGTGTTGAGTTCTTGAACGTGAAAAACGTTGAAGATGCATTGTCATGAGGGTcaccatgggggggggggggggggggggggggggtctgtgcacgtgcacattgaggccaaaagtgccatgcacggtgatccacggtgcacgttacgaaaaagctccatgcacggtgcacgccggacctctgtgcacggtgcacgctatgagaatttccccattcccattacgtccaaaaagcccattcccggtgcacgtggtaaagcatcgcccccccccccccccccccccccccctctgagAACTTCTGTGAGACATGACGATGTGTAACAGGACTGAACAATACTAACTTTGCCCGTGCATGATATTGTGTGTGGATCGAGATAGGTTGTATCGTATGACTGATAAAACAGGGGATCGCGCGCATTATGTCAAAAATATCTTcagactgaaaaaaaaaatccaggcATAAACAGCCCTTACTTTACCCCTGATCAACCTTGCCACTGGTATTTATGAGTTATAAAATCTAATTATGCATTAAAAAAAGTCCTAGTGAGTATAGATATATTCACTGTGCATCACAGTTTAATTCTGATTCATCTATTTGTTTCGAAAAAAATTACAGTACTTTGATGGGAGCTCTGTCTCTTTTACTTCTCATTTCTGTGTTcttgggctgcaactcccacgtgcactcaagtgGAATTGTACGCATATGTCCTTCGTCACCCTGCAGCTTAGGCAGCCAAACTCTGTTATCAGCGGGTCTCTTCAACGATTATGTTGATTTGTGGGATTCTTCCCGGATACATTAGGGACCTGTGTTTTGAAAAAGCCATTTGGTGCAGAAAAAGCAGGCATGGCCCCATAGCAACATCTTAGCAATGCACATTCTAGCTAATAGACACTTGATGCTGGTAAACTCGCTCTGATCTGAGTTTCTCTTGTCAAATAAAATTGTATGAACAGGCAGGATAGACTCGGAACAATGAATACACCAGCATCAAGTGTATATTAGCTAGGCTGCACATGCTGATTGCCGACATGAAACTGGAGATAATTATTACGTTTTCAGTAAACAGCAGTGTTTAACCAACCACGAAGGGACCTTCTCTTGTGACAGAAATGTCAATATACAGACTGAAGGCTGGTATAGTTCAGTCTAATATAATTTGTTTGTCCTCGTCTTCATTTTACCagaataatcatttatttaTGACATGGGCTTAAActggtcataatcattcttaTTTTGCATAAAATTACAGAACGGCTTTCATGTAGACTGTCTGCATACTGTATCATAATAAATAAGGAGAGACGAAATGTGGTGCGATGTGTAACTTGTGTGATACATAAATGCTATCGTTTTGAGGATGTCTGACTTAATTGAGAAGCTGCCCGGTTTGCTTAAAGTGTTTTttcatacagtggtacctgcactGCAAGGCCTTTTGAAATAGAAAACACTCCCCAATACAATTATTCTATTGTCCACCTGGCGTTATAGAATGACTGAAATTTGTGTCAAATCTGTCCTCAGTGTAGGAATGCATGTGGCTGTTTCCAAGAgagtcctttcatcacaggtaccactgtatttcaGTACCTATTTCATCCATGCTTTTTATGTGTTGCCATCAAGAAAATTCTCTGTTTCATTCATTCACACACGTCATGCATCAATTTTTGAACAATGACACATTTGTAATTGCTTTAGTTCTTTATTTTGTACTTGATTTCTAAACCAGATAGTTCACATATATATAACTTGCATTTACTCATTTAAACATGTGTCTTTTCTTGTGCTTACATTTACAAGAGCCTTTCTTGGCCCTGAATTTGCGTAGGATTTTTCATTTAGTTACAACAATTGACGCTTTCCTCATACATTCAAATAAGGTAACTTTTGAGTAATTCATGCTGTTAATATTTAATTTTGAACCTGCCTTTCTTCTATATCTTCGCATGACCAAAAGCATACATTGCGTGTATATATACTGTATGTGCTTTGGGTAAAAGTATCACTAACAGCAACAAATAATCATTTTAATGTCATGAATGTGTTTAATTTCCCTTTGCAGACTAAACTTTCTCTACCCTTTATCTGATTTTTCtattggtgcttttgtgtaGATCATTTTTAAGTGTCTTGCAAATAAACCAATAGACGTTGCTTGCTGTCAATCATTCAGTCCCAGCTAACATGAACTTTGAAGACTAGCTAATATATCACTGAAAACATTCCAAGTGTCTTTTCTGTTCACAGTCTGTGTtaaaagagtgtgtgtgagagtgtggtGTGGCACAGAGTGACCAGAACCAACCGGTCAGCTGTCCAGGACACTGTCCAGCCAGTCTTCCAGGTCTTCAGATTCTGCACTTGCCTTTGGttctgcaaaacaaaaagaggatTTAAACAAATGTGCGCTAGAAGAAAGTTTTTCAGCACCAAGTGTTTCTTGCTTCAGTCTGTGGGAAGTCTGGGCTTGGTGTGCGGGAACGCTAAAGTACAATCAGTGGACATGATacatttgtgtgggtgtgtgtgtgtgtgtgtgtgtgaatgtgtgtatgtacatgttTGTGAGTATGCACATGGtagtaattgtgtgtgtgtatgtatgtatttgtgtgtgtaagtatgtgtctgtgtgtgcgcacaAGTTTGTGCCTGTGTTAAACTGTTAGTGTGTGCaagtgtgcgtgggtgtgtgtgcatgtgagtctgtgcgtctgtctggaTACATGTGAGCACCTAtgtgagatatatatatacatacttgTATAAATGTGCCATTCACAGTTTAGGTATGCACATACAAATATACACAGCCACATGATTGTGCAGATTGGGTCGGCTGCACACCAATGACCAAACATGATGCGCATTACCCGTCTTCAGCTATACAGCCGTATGGCTATTAAACACTAAACCACATGATCTATTCCACGTACCTTTCTGACTGGTGTTTGAACTAAGGGCAGGGCCGTTAGACTGTGATGCATCCATAGCAAGGAGGTCGTCCAAGTCCTTTTCTGTCACATCCGTTTCCTCTCGCGACACCCCATTCTCAGACTGAACTGTGCTACCCACTCCACcaccctctctcttctctgtacCACTCGTCTCCAACAAACTGTCCAAATCAGCGTCTGAAAATCCAAAGCTAGCACCTTGCTTTTTCTCAgcagtctttgtctctgttgacCCTTCCTGCAGATTTGTTGCTGTACTTTTTGTGTTATTCTTTGAGTCTATGGCActagtttgttgtttttgtgtgaggcTAGTTGAGGGCTTTAGGGTACCAGATGATTCTGAAACCATTACAGAGGTTGCAGACGTGGTCGATGATGATTTGGAGGCTGCTTGTGAAGAGACGTTGTCTTGTTGCTGGTGAAGTGTGGGTAATCCTGCCTGAGCTCTGTGCTCGTTTGCTGATTTGTCCATCGCAGCTACTTGTTCCGACTGAAATTAGGAagtaaataaattaataaatgatACAAAACATCACAGTTAACCTgctttgttctgttttgtaCCTCTGCCTCTAAAAGGCAAGGGTGAATACTCAATCTGAATAGCAAacagaaaaggaaaaagaaaagtctTCTTCCAATCCCTAGCAATTTCACCCCTCCCTCCATCCAGCTTTCtttgaagagaaagagagagagagagagagagagagagagagagagagagagaaagagagagaaagagaaagagagagagagagagggagagagagagatatagttTAATGTTTCCTGAGTTTAATATTTGTTTGCAAAATTCATGCTTCATCACTGATCAGTGATAGTGTTAAAGTCACTATGACAGCCTGCTAATCATATAcacaaaatataattttaataaaaacaagcatctgcaagtaaacaacaAATGCACCAACCGAAAAGATATCTGTATCCAAACGGAGCTGAGCATATAAGGGCAGACAATCTAAACTGTCTGCCAGCTTATTGCAGTCAAGGGACAGAACTTGTGTCACTGTTCCTCCTTCGCTACTTCCATTGTCTTCCCAGCTCTCTTCATCTTTGAAGCGAAAATGTGAAGTGGCACTTCCTGCAAACAATTACATGTACAAGGAAAAATTAAaggacacctcacacacaatacaaaGCTCCTCTCAatcttttttaaaaaatttttggagggggggggggatgtttctCTATCATCtaaatttattattatttcagtGTCTTGACATTTAATGTTTAGTTGTTTTTGGGTGGCAATGACAGAGATCATTGTATCCCACATTATTATTTGAAGACTAACATAAACTTGGTAACATAAAGACAGATAAAGATACATAACATTATGCATGGCTCCATGGTCGTTGTTTTGTACTGTAGCAGCCTGAGCCCTTGATGTCAAATTGTCAAGTGAgtaggaggtgtgtgtgtgtgcgtgtgtgtggggggttaAATATTGGTTTAAGCAAACCTTAAAATCTTATCTTACCTGAATGATGCAGTAGTTTGTTGAAATCTTGACCCTTTGGGGCAGCTGAAGCATCAGCTGCTTCGGCAGGTGGTATGTCATATTTTGCCCAGTTGCTGCTTATTTCACGCCGACTAAAGGTTTTCCTCTGAGAGGTTCTCTGTTCATCATCCTGTTAAAACATCAGTTTAGACAAATGAAACACTATTTAATGAGTCGATCCATTCAAAGAgcaaactgatttttttttttttaagataaaaCAATAGCCATAATGAGGCAGGTTAATCTGGGAGTGGGAACAGGTAAAAAATATTAAATAAAACagtcaaaagaaaaacaaaaacaaatgtcacGTCATCTAAATACCTATTAGAAATAgtaacaaacagacacacaaaactgTGAACTATAATCACAATGATTTGTACATGTTTTGAAATTCTTACACACAAAGTAAGTTTTATCAATCCTTTCAGAGGCATACTAATTTAAGTTTTAACAGTTTCAAAAAGACATTGATGCTCTCAGTCTCATGTCATATATTTGATCTTTTTCACAAattcaaaagaacaaaaatacaaaGCACTAGAAGAACTGCAATAATCAGTACAGTCTGCTGTTTACATGCAAGCAATCACACGCGCGCAAACACAGATGCACACACCCGAACCACAAACATTATCATCTTTGACGTTCCCAACACACACCCGCAAACGGCATTCCCAACCCACAttgacacacagtcacagacacacagactgagtGCATGACATCTATCAGCCCGAACAACGGTATCATCCCAGCTATAACCCCTGTGGTCCTACCTCACTGTCAGACGGTGAGAGCGACAAGTCCACTTTCTTTTCATGCTGAGGTGTTGGACGGTAGGCGCCGTGCGGAGCTGATGTCTTCTCCGCCTTATTTGAAGCACCCGATTTACCAGACTTTGACGTGCCTTTATCACTCTCGTTTTTCCCTCCTTTTGCGCCACCAGCAGCTTGCTTTCGTTGGTGCTGAGCACTTCTCTTCTTTTTGTGCTCGTCTGGTCGCATGTTGTTGTCACACTGATCGAGTGACTGACACTATAAGCTTATTATCCAACTTCTCTGCCAACTTTCACTTTGCACAGAGTTATCTATCCTGGGTCAGTAAAATTTAAGAACCGGCTTCCTTTTCATGTTCAAACATATATTTAACATCCAGATTTTATTATAACTTTATAACTCTATAAGTTTTACAAGGAAATATTCTTTTTTCAAAACGAGTCCTTACTTTTTCAATATCTTATTTTCTGTACAGGCACGGTCAACTttttgaaaaactgaaaaatCCGTCTGCTACGCGAGTGTCACCGGCCCACACAGAAAAGTAGGGCGCGTTCGTGATGCGATTAGCGGTGTCCGTATTTATTAGTAGAACAGTTCGTCTTCTCACAGTCACACCTCTAGCAAGCAACAGGAAAGTCGCAGCTAAATTCACTCCATCTAGTACGAGATACTTTTCTGTAACTCTGCCGAGAGCTGTTAATCAAGCGACAAACATGAAGACGAGTCCTTATGGAAGCTGGAAATCTCCCATTTCTAGCAAACTTGTCACAGAAAGCGGGGTAGGCTTGCTTGAAGTGCGCGTCGACTGCAATCCGCAGCATACAGGTTCGTCCGTgaatgtgtagcaaaagtgtgtgtgtgtgtgagtgtgtttgataTGATCATAATGTGGAACTTTCGTTTTGTCTGGATGGTTGTTGCTTTGACAAAGTTTATGGGCCTTGCTACTGTCCTTTCGGCATATGTCCAGTGACAGATAGTGGTTTTATGTGTGATCCTCAAGATAAGTATTTCTTCCTCATGTCAAACTTGTTTTGACACTAGTTTCAACTTCATTTTTACATTGTTTTACTTTGTACAAAGCACACACAGAATAATTTAAATAGTCTGTCTCAGGAAGCAGACTAAGTAAATTATAGTGACATTAATGTTGGAAGAGATGCATGGTCCAGAGTTGGgatggggaggggtgtgtgtgtgtgtgctgaattTTTGCAGTGTAGATTTGTTTTTTGCAGGGTACATGCATGCATATGGTGGCATATATTATGGTTTGCCTGCCAGAAAGATGAAACGCCTATTTATTTTACAGAATTAATTTTCTGGA
This Littorina saxatilis isolate snail1 linkage group LG17, US_GU_Lsax_2.0, whole genome shotgun sequence DNA region includes the following protein-coding sequences:
- the LOC138953889 gene encoding cell death regulator Aven-like, encoding MRPDEHKKKRSAQHQRKQAAGGAKGGKNESDKGTSKSGKSGASNKAEKTSAPHGAYRPTPQHEKKVDLSLSPSDSEDDEQRTSQRKTFSRREISSNWAKYDIPPAEAADASAAPKGQDFNKLLHHSGSATSHFRFKDEESWEDNGSSEGGTVTQVLSLDCNKLADSLDCLPLYAQLRLDTDIFSSEQVAAMDKSANEHRAQAGLPTLHQQQDNVSSQAASKSSSTTSATSVMVSESSGTLKPSTSLTQKQQTSAIDSKNNTKSTATNLQEGSTETKTAEKKQGASFGFSDADLDSLLETSGTEKREGGGVGSTVQSENGVSREETDVTEKDLDDLLAMDASQSNGPALSSNTSQKEPKASAESEDLEDWLDSVLDS